The proteins below come from a single Crossiella sp. CA-258035 genomic window:
- a CDS encoding creatininase family protein, with amino-acid sequence MLPTDTTVDVRDRGARVALLPVGSHEQHGPHLPLATDTLIACAIARELAAAHPVQLLPPITISCSHEHAAWPGTVSISAPTLYAVVRDIADSLRKSGVPNLVLVNAHGGNYVLSNLVQESEGLALFPGSADWRVARERAGIETSALADMHAGELETSILLHTNPELLRPGFETSDHEAGERPHLLTLGLAAYTESGVIGRPSLASARKGAELLAGLVETFRHTLAALPG; translated from the coding sequence ATGCTCCCGACCGACACCACCGTGGACGTCCGCGACCGCGGGGCCCGGGTGGCCCTGCTGCCGGTGGGCAGCCACGAGCAGCACGGCCCGCACCTGCCGCTGGCCACCGACACGCTCATCGCGTGTGCGATCGCCCGCGAGCTCGCCGCCGCGCACCCGGTGCAGCTGCTGCCGCCGATCACCATCTCCTGCTCGCACGAGCACGCGGCCTGGCCGGGCACGGTGAGCATCAGCGCGCCGACGCTGTACGCGGTGGTGCGCGACATCGCGGACTCGCTGCGGAAGTCCGGGGTGCCGAACCTGGTGCTGGTCAACGCGCACGGCGGCAACTACGTGCTGTCCAACCTGGTCCAGGAGTCCGAGGGCCTGGCCCTGTTCCCGGGTTCGGCGGACTGGCGGGTCGCGCGGGAGCGGGCCGGGATCGAGACCTCCGCCCTCGCGGACATGCACGCGGGCGAGCTGGAAACCTCGATCCTGTTGCACACCAACCCGGAACTGCTCCGCCCCGGCTTCGAGACCAGCGACCACGAGGCCGGGGAACGCCCGCACCTGCTGACCCTGGGCCTGGCCGCCTACACCGAGTCCGGCGTGATCGGCCGTCCCTCGCTGGCCTCAGCCCGCAAGGGGGCGGAGCTGCTGGCGGGACTGGTCGAGACGTTCCGGCACACCCTCGCGGCGCTGCCCGGGTAG
- a CDS encoding DoxX family protein, with amino-acid sequence MAEPASPARIAGTVALWALRVLLAAYFVYSGYLLLGDGLAGKFDKIGLGQWLRYLTGVLEIAGAVGLLVPRLGGLAALGLAGVMTGAVATELFLLRDTAGAQLPAILLALAAVVAVFRWQDVTGALRLLRPALAGTATPPRPQSG; translated from the coding sequence ATGGCTGAACCGGCGTCCCCCGCGCGCATCGCGGGCACGGTCGCACTCTGGGCGCTGCGGGTGCTGCTCGCCGCCTACTTCGTCTACAGCGGCTACCTGCTGCTGGGTGACGGCCTGGCCGGCAAGTTCGACAAGATCGGCCTTGGCCAGTGGCTGCGCTACCTCACCGGCGTGCTGGAGATCGCCGGCGCGGTTGGCCTGCTCGTGCCGCGCCTGGGCGGACTGGCCGCGCTGGGCCTGGCCGGGGTGATGACCGGGGCGGTGGCCACCGAGCTGTTCCTGTTGCGGGACACCGCGGGCGCGCAGCTGCCCGCGATCCTGCTGGCGCTGGCCGCGGTGGTCGCGGTCTTCCGCTGGCAGGACGTGACCGGCGCGCTCAGGCTGCTGCGTCCCGCTTTGGCAGGTACCGCAACACCGCCACGTCCCCAATCCGGGTGA
- a CDS encoding sulfatase-like hydrolase/transferase yields MSTVDGRAGEPAADSTTVPGPVAPRTVLRRAAARLATALAALLVLAALLLPNDIDRLTPAAFTRIPVEAPLALLLLLALPAKPRRVAALLGGLALGLFTALKLLDLAFDSVLLRPFDLVLDWSLLTPAVDYLEVTLGRPAALAAVAAAVLLVLALTAAVAWSVRRLTTLAARRRRSAIRAVALISVVTISAGLPVAASATAAFEHAQRVRAGLLDQRAFAEAAAVDPFRDVPGAELLTALRGKDVVLSFVESYGRDAVDFPGVSSVLAAGTQRLAEAGFGARSGFLTSPTAGGGSWLAQATLLSGLWVDNEQRYRTLVASDRLTLNKAFQRAGWRSVGVVPGITRAWPEGEFFGYDRVYPADGLGYRGPRFGYATTPDQFTLAAFHRLARGGSPVLATIPLVTSHAPWTPIPDLLDWSALGDGSGYRAAPPAEDRTPAQVRADYGRAVEYSLSSLISYLHSHANDNLVLVFLGDHQPAQVLTGAQATRDVPITVVAKDQAVLARTADWGWTPGLKPAPDAPVWPMDAFRDRFLSAFGADPGAK; encoded by the coding sequence ATGTCGACTGTGGACGGTCGCGCGGGCGAACCCGCCGCTGACAGCACCACCGTGCCCGGCCCGGTCGCGCCCCGCACCGTGCTGCGCCGCGCCGCAGCCCGCCTCGCCACCGCCCTCGCCGCCCTCCTCGTCCTAGCCGCCCTGTTGCTGCCCAACGACATCGACCGCCTCACCCCGGCCGCCTTCACCCGCATCCCGGTCGAAGCCCCGCTCGCCCTGCTCCTGCTGCTCGCCCTCCCCGCCAAACCCCGCCGCGTCGCCGCCCTCCTCGGCGGCCTCGCCCTCGGCCTGTTCACCGCCCTCAAACTCCTCGACCTGGCCTTCGACTCCGTCCTCCTGCGCCCCTTCGACCTCGTCCTGGACTGGTCGCTGCTGACCCCCGCCGTGGACTACCTGGAGGTCACCCTCGGCCGTCCGGCCGCCCTCGCCGCCGTGGCCGCGGCCGTGCTGCTCGTGCTCGCGCTGACCGCGGCGGTCGCCTGGTCGGTGCGCCGACTGACCACCCTCGCCGCGCGCCGCCGCCGGAGCGCGATCCGGGCGGTGGCGCTGATCTCGGTGGTCACCATCAGCGCCGGGTTGCCGGTCGCGGCGAGCGCCACCGCGGCCTTCGAGCACGCCCAGCGGGTGCGCGCCGGACTGCTCGACCAGCGGGCCTTCGCCGAGGCGGCCGCGGTGGACCCGTTCCGCGACGTTCCCGGCGCCGAGCTGCTGACTGCCTTGCGCGGCAAGGACGTCGTGCTCAGCTTCGTGGAGAGCTACGGGCGGGACGCGGTCGACTTCCCCGGTGTGAGCTCGGTGCTGGCGGCCGGGACGCAGCGGCTGGCCGAGGCGGGATTTGGCGCGCGCAGTGGATTCCTCACCTCGCCGACCGCCGGTGGTGGCAGCTGGCTGGCCCAGGCGACGCTGCTCTCCGGGCTGTGGGTGGACAACGAACAGCGCTACCGCACCCTGGTGGCCAGCGACCGGCTCACCCTCAACAAGGCATTCCAGCGGGCCGGCTGGCGCTCGGTCGGCGTGGTGCCCGGCATCACCAGGGCCTGGCCGGAGGGCGAGTTCTTCGGCTACGACCGCGTCTACCCGGCCGACGGCCTCGGCTACCGCGGCCCGCGCTTCGGCTACGCCACCACCCCCGACCAGTTCACCCTGGCCGCCTTCCACCGCCTGGCCCGCGGCGGGTCACCGGTGCTGGCCACCATCCCGCTGGTCACCAGCCACGCGCCCTGGACGCCGATCCCGGACCTGCTCGACTGGTCCGCCCTCGGCGACGGCTCCGGCTACCGCGCCGCGCCCCCGGCCGAGGACCGCACGCCGGCCCAGGTGCGCGCCGACTACGGGCGGGCCGTGGAGTACTCGCTCAGCTCGCTGATCTCCTACCTGCACAGCCACGCCAACGACAACCTGGTGCTGGTCTTCCTCGGCGACCACCAGCCTGCCCAGGTGCTCACCGGCGCGCAGGCCACCAGGGACGTGCCGATCACCGTGGTGGCCAAGGACCAGGCCGTGCTGGCGCGCACCGCGGACTGGGGCTGGACGCCCGGCCTCAAGCCCGCGCCGGACGCGCCGGTGTGGCCGATGGACGCCTTCCGGGACCGCTTCCTCAGCGCGTTCGGCGCGGACCCTGGCGCGAAGTGA
- a CDS encoding glycosyltransferase family 4 protein, whose amino-acid sequence MTVWFVLPGDIDDRAAPSGGNVYDRRVSQELTALGVDVREVPVAGTWPRPDRASRAALAAALADRPAGAAVLLDGLVACGVPELLRPEADRLNLVVLVHLPLADETGLDPALADRLDGAERASLRAARAVVATSSWAARRLVERHGLAADLVHAVLPGVDPAPLASGTDGVSGLLCVASVTPRKGHDLLAEALATVAELPWRCRCAGPTRDQAQLRLVRGLIERHGLGERFQLLGPLTGASLAQEYGAADLLVLPSRAETYGMVVTEALARGVPVLASSGSGVPEALGDGGLLVPPGDQAALAAALRRWLTDADLRRDLRVSARRRRAELPDWAASARALARVLATVRA is encoded by the coding sequence GTGACCGTCTGGTTCGTGCTGCCCGGCGACATCGACGACCGGGCCGCGCCCAGCGGCGGCAACGTCTACGACCGCAGGGTCAGCCAGGAGCTGACCGCCCTGGGCGTGGACGTGCGCGAGGTCCCGGTCGCCGGAACCTGGCCGCGGCCGGATCGGGCCAGCCGGGCCGCGCTGGCCGCGGCGCTGGCCGACCGGCCGGCCGGGGCGGCGGTGCTGCTGGACGGGCTGGTCGCCTGCGGGGTGCCCGAGCTGCTGCGACCGGAGGCGGACCGGCTCAACCTGGTGGTGCTGGTGCACCTGCCGCTGGCCGACGAGACCGGCCTGGACCCGGCGCTGGCCGACCGGTTGGACGGAGCGGAGCGGGCTAGCCTGCGCGCCGCCCGCGCGGTGGTCGCCACCAGTTCCTGGGCCGCGCGGCGGCTGGTCGAACGGCACGGCCTGGCCGCGGATCTGGTGCACGCGGTGCTGCCGGGTGTGGACCCCGCGCCGCTCGCGTCCGGCACCGATGGGGTGTCCGGGTTGCTGTGCGTGGCCTCGGTGACCCCGCGCAAGGGCCACGACCTGCTGGCCGAGGCGCTCGCGACGGTCGCGGAGCTGCCCTGGCGGTGCCGGTGCGCCGGGCCGACGCGCGATCAGGCGCAGCTGCGGCTGGTGCGGGGGCTCATCGAGCGGCACGGGCTGGGCGAGCGGTTCCAGCTGCTCGGGCCGCTGACCGGGGCATCGCTGGCACAGGAGTACGGCGCGGCCGACCTGCTGGTGCTGCCCTCCCGCGCGGAGACCTACGGCATGGTGGTGACCGAGGCGCTGGCCAGGGGCGTCCCGGTGCTGGCCAGCTCGGGCAGCGGTGTGCCGGAGGCCCTCGGTGACGGCGGCCTGCTGGTGCCGCCCGGTGATCAGGCCGCGCTCGCCGCGGCGCTGCGGCGCTGGCTGACCGATGCCGACCTGCGGCGTGACCTGCGGGTATCCGCGCGCCGACGGCGGGCGGAGCTACCGGACTGGGCGGCTTCCGCCAGGGCGCTGGCGCGGGTGCTGGCTACTGTGCGCGCATGA
- a CDS encoding dihydrofolate reductase family protein — protein sequence MTRPHVLLSVAVSVDGYIDDVSPQRFPLSNTEDFDRVDQLRAESDAILIGAATIRADNPRLLVNCPDRRAARIARGLPEYPLKVAVTGSGELDPGLKFWHCGGQKLVYTNDSGAAAATARVGELATVVPLGPEVGLGALLDDLGARGVGRLMVEGGGSIHTAFLAAGLADEVRIAIAPMLIGQAAAPRFLNPAEFPGGPARRFHLEEVTRIGDVAVLRYLPKRDAAA from the coding sequence ATGACCCGACCGCACGTGTTGCTCAGCGTCGCCGTCAGCGTGGACGGCTACATCGATGACGTGAGCCCGCAACGGTTTCCGCTGTCCAACACCGAGGACTTCGACCGGGTGGACCAGTTGCGCGCCGAGTCCGACGCCATCCTGATCGGGGCCGCCACCATCCGCGCGGACAACCCCCGCCTGCTGGTCAACTGCCCGGACCGCCGGGCCGCCCGGATCGCGCGGGGGCTGCCCGAGTACCCGCTGAAGGTGGCCGTGACCGGTTCCGGCGAGCTGGACCCCGGACTCAAGTTCTGGCACTGCGGTGGCCAGAAGCTGGTGTACACCAATGATTCCGGCGCAGCGGCCGCCACCGCGCGGGTGGGTGAGCTGGCCACGGTCGTCCCGCTCGGACCCGAGGTCGGGCTCGGGGCGTTGCTGGACGATCTTGGCGCTCGCGGGGTCGGCAGGTTGATGGTGGAAGGGGGTGGCAGCATCCACACCGCCTTCCTCGCCGCGGGACTGGCCGATGAGGTCCGGATCGCCATCGCGCCCATGCTCATCGGACAGGCCGCCGCGCCGCGGTTCCTGAACCCGGCCGAGTTCCCGGGTGGCCCGGCCCGCCGGTTCCACCTGGAGGAGGTCACCCGGATTGGGGACGTGGCGGTGTTGCGGTACCTGCCAAAGCGGGACGCAGCAGCCTGA
- a CDS encoding class I SAM-dependent methyltransferase: MTYTPEWLALREPVDAESRATELLDPLRVALGPAAGLVIHDLGCGSGSQARWLSGRLPGPQRWVLHDEDPRLLALAETSLDVPVEIRQGDIGDLRAEDLAGASLVTGSALLDLFTTEQLNGLVSAIVEAGVPALFTLSVAGRIDLDPAEDLDAGFEAAFNDHQRRHGLLGPDAPAATTEAFERHGYRVITRPSTWRLGPDRPELTTEWLHGWVGAAVEQQPRLAADAPEYLRRRQATGFRALVHHVDQLALPGAG; this comes from the coding sequence ATGACCTACACCCCGGAATGGCTGGCCTTGCGCGAACCGGTGGACGCCGAGTCGCGCGCCACCGAGCTGCTCGACCCGCTGCGCGTCGCGCTCGGCCCCGCGGCCGGGCTGGTCATCCACGACCTGGGCTGTGGCAGCGGTTCCCAGGCCCGCTGGCTGTCCGGTCGGCTGCCCGGCCCGCAGCGCTGGGTGCTGCACGATGAGGACCCGCGCCTGCTCGCCCTGGCCGAGACCAGCCTGGACGTGCCGGTGGAGATCCGCCAGGGCGACATCGGCGACCTTCGCGCGGAGGACCTGGCCGGGGCCTCGCTGGTGACCGGTTCCGCGCTGCTGGACCTGTTCACCACCGAGCAGCTGAACGGATTGGTGTCGGCCATCGTAGAAGCCGGTGTGCCAGCTTTGTTCACCCTCTCCGTCGCCGGGCGGATCGACCTGGACCCGGCCGAGGATCTCGACGCCGGGTTCGAGGCCGCCTTCAACGACCACCAGCGCCGCCACGGCCTGCTCGGCCCGGACGCGCCCGCCGCGACCACCGAGGCGTTCGAGCGCCACGGCTACCGGGTGATCACCCGGCCCAGCACCTGGCGGCTCGGCCCGGACCGGCCCGAGCTGACCACGGAATGGCTGCACGGCTGGGTCGGCGCGGCCGTCGAACAGCAACCCCGGCTGGCCGCTGACGCCCCGGAGTACCTGCGGCGCAGGCAGGCCACCGGGTTCCGGGCCCTGGTGCACCACGTGGACCAGCTCGCGCTACCGGGGGCGGGCTGA
- a CDS encoding 6-carboxytetrahydropterin synthase — MFSITVRDHVMVAHSFRGEVFGPAQRLHGATFVVDARFSRAELDSDNIVVDIGLATSELGEVLAELNYRNLDEVPVFAGINTSTEYLAKHIADQLAARVHAGSLGEGARGLAKIEVTLHESHVAWASYERPL; from the coding sequence CTGTTCAGCATCACCGTCCGTGATCACGTCATGGTCGCCCACAGCTTCCGGGGCGAGGTCTTCGGTCCGGCACAACGCCTGCACGGAGCTACGTTCGTGGTGGACGCCCGGTTCAGCCGGGCGGAGCTGGATTCGGACAACATCGTGGTGGACATCGGACTGGCCACCAGTGAGCTGGGCGAGGTGCTGGCCGAGCTCAACTACCGCAACCTGGACGAAGTGCCCGTTTTCGCCGGGATCAACACCTCCACCGAGTACCTGGCCAAGCACATCGCCGACCAGCTGGCCGCCCGGGTGCACGCCGGATCGCTCGGCGAGGGCGCACGCGGGCTGGCCAAGATCGAGGTCACCCTGCACGAGTCGCACGTGGCCTGGGCGAGCTACGAACGCCCGCTGTGA
- a CDS encoding zinc-binding alcohol dehydrogenase, with amino-acid sequence MKRSARALWVTGPGNCEIRPVFPPDPGPGDVLVQTLHTAVSRGTETLVLRGGVPANQHALMRAPFQEGEFPWPVKYGYLNVGVVKQGPRHLVGRTVFCLYPHQTEYVVGSRAVTPVPDAVPPERAVLAGTVETAVNALWDARPMVGDRIAVVGGGMIGCSAAALLARFPGVRVQLVDTDPSRAAVAEALGVSFAAPEQALRDNDRVLHASASEAGLALSLELLAPEGEVVELSWYGDRRVSLPLGEAFHSRRLRIRGSQVGTVARPDRDYAQRLALSLELLADPVFDALITGSSPFEELPEVLPRLADGSLPALCHRIDYGA; translated from the coding sequence GTGAAACGTTCAGCAAGGGCACTTTGGGTCACCGGTCCGGGAAATTGTGAGATCCGACCGGTTTTTCCACCCGATCCGGGACCGGGTGACGTCCTGGTCCAGACGCTGCACACCGCGGTCAGCCGGGGCACCGAGACGCTGGTGCTGCGCGGCGGCGTGCCCGCCAACCAGCACGCGCTCATGCGCGCGCCGTTCCAGGAGGGCGAGTTCCCCTGGCCGGTCAAGTACGGCTACCTCAACGTCGGGGTGGTGAAACAAGGGCCGCGGCACCTGGTGGGGCGCACCGTGTTCTGCCTCTATCCACACCAGACCGAGTACGTGGTGGGCTCGCGCGCGGTCACCCCGGTGCCGGATGCCGTGCCGCCGGAGCGCGCGGTGCTGGCCGGCACGGTGGAGACCGCGGTGAACGCGCTCTGGGACGCCAGGCCGATGGTCGGCGACCGGATCGCGGTGGTCGGCGGCGGCATGATCGGGTGCAGTGCGGCGGCGCTGCTGGCCCGTTTCCCCGGCGTCCGGGTCCAGCTGGTGGACACCGATCCCAGCCGGGCCGCGGTGGCCGAGGCGCTGGGGGTGTCCTTCGCCGCGCCGGAGCAGGCGTTGCGGGACAACGACCGGGTGCTGCACGCCAGCGCCAGCGAGGCGGGCCTGGCGCTGTCCCTGGAGCTGCTCGCGCCGGAGGGCGAGGTGGTCGAGCTGAGCTGGTACGGCGACCGGCGGGTCAGCCTGCCGCTGGGCGAGGCGTTCCACTCGCGCAGGCTGCGCATCCGGGGCAGCCAGGTGGGCACGGTGGCCCGGCCGGACCGCGACTACGCCCAGCGGCTGGCGCTGTCCCTGGAACTGCTGGCCGATCCGGTGTTCGACGCGCTGATCACCGGGTCGAGCCCGTTCGAGGAGCTGCCCGAGGTGCTGCCCAGGCTGGCCGACGGCTCGCTCCCGGCGCTGTGCCACCGCATTGACTACGGTGCCTGA
- a CDS encoding alpha/beta hydrolase has product MSHPQGTPGTARTPDGRELFYQRLPGPEGTPTVVFESGLAASRSFWGLVQPAVSGFATSVAYDRSGLGRSPASPGPRDLDTLAADLNALLDHLGAGPFVLVGHSWGGPVIRLATAARPDRIAGVVLVDATDELCGPLFTEQVRKLERPAQRMTVLLARLRLLGLAYRRATAVLPPESRADIRREGFTVAVTKVRAAELAAVPSGLNSLRDNPPDLTGIPVTTISGALSSPGMPRGTRAAVTESHRRRALVTEGGRHVLAPRSGHLVPLTDAELIAEEVQRILTSRQGPRRTR; this is encoded by the coding sequence ATGAGTCATCCGCAGGGCACACCGGGCACCGCGCGCACTCCGGACGGCCGGGAGCTGTTCTACCAGCGACTTCCCGGCCCCGAGGGCACACCGACCGTTGTCTTCGAGTCCGGGCTGGCCGCCTCGCGGTCGTTCTGGGGCCTGGTGCAGCCCGCGGTGTCCGGCTTCGCCACCTCGGTGGCCTACGACCGCTCCGGCCTGGGCCGCAGCCCGGCCTCCCCCGGCCCGCGCGACCTGGACACCCTGGCCGCCGACCTGAACGCGTTGCTGGACCACCTGGGCGCGGGACCGTTCGTGCTGGTCGGCCACAGCTGGGGCGGGCCGGTCATCCGGCTGGCCACCGCGGCCCGGCCGGACCGGATCGCCGGGGTGGTGCTGGTGGACGCCACCGACGAGCTGTGCGGGCCGCTGTTCACCGAGCAGGTCCGCAAGCTGGAGCGGCCCGCGCAGCGGATGACCGTGCTGCTGGCCCGGCTCCGCCTGCTCGGCCTGGCCTACCGGCGGGCGACCGCGGTGCTGCCGCCGGAGTCCAGGGCGGACATCCGGCGGGAGGGCTTCACCGTGGCGGTGACCAAGGTCCGCGCCGCCGAGCTGGCCGCGGTGCCCAGCGGGCTGAACTCGTTGCGGGACAACCCACCTGACCTCACCGGCATCCCGGTCACCACCATCTCCGGCGCGCTGAGCTCACCGGGCATGCCGCGCGGGACCAGGGCGGCGGTCACCGAGTCGCACCGGCGGCGGGCCCTGGTCACCGAGGGCGGGCGGCACGTGCTCGCGCCCCGCTCCGGCCACCTGGTGCCGCTCACCGACGCGGAGCTGATCGCCGAGGAGGTCCAGCGGATCCTCACTTCGCGCCAGGGTCCGCGCCGAACGCGCTGA
- a CDS encoding lysylphosphatidylglycerol synthase transmembrane domain-containing protein: MRALWPWLRLVAAAGILVALGWQLGAGAVLDGLRSIGFGSVLAALGIGALTTLASAQRWRLVAGGLALPLTLGRAVADYYRGLLLNAVLPAGVLGDVHRAVSHGKESGDLGRGVRAVVFERFAGQVVLIATGAGVLATGAVPAFALELSPPLIGSVFGGAAVVLVLQRIPAVRRELAATLADARALLAGGLLLRVGLLSAAGVAGHVLLFLVAARVAGVTAPLGQLLPLFVLALLVMAVPVNLGGFGPREAFLAVAFGAAGLGAERGLATGVVYGALALVSALPGVLTLLPGQRREGVPERLDQSRQQLRPLAG, encoded by the coding sequence ATGCGCGCGCTCTGGCCCTGGCTGCGACTGGTCGCGGCGGCGGGCATCCTGGTCGCGCTGGGCTGGCAGCTGGGTGCGGGCGCGGTGCTGGACGGGCTGCGGTCGATCGGGTTCGGCTCGGTGCTCGCGGCACTGGGCATCGGCGCGCTGACCACCTTGGCGAGTGCGCAGCGGTGGCGGCTGGTGGCTGGCGGGCTCGCGTTGCCGCTGACGCTGGGGCGGGCGGTCGCGGACTACTACCGAGGGCTGTTGCTGAACGCGGTGCTGCCCGCCGGTGTGCTCGGGGATGTGCACCGGGCGGTGAGTCATGGCAAGGAGTCCGGGGACCTGGGGCGCGGGGTGCGGGCGGTGGTGTTCGAGCGGTTCGCGGGGCAGGTGGTGCTGATCGCGACGGGGGCCGGGGTGCTGGCGACCGGGGCCGTGCCCGCGTTCGCGCTGGAACTGAGCCCGCCACTGATCGGCTCGGTGTTCGGCGGTGCCGCGGTCGTGCTTGTGCTGCAACGGATTCCCGCCGTGCGCCGCGAGCTGGCCGCCACCCTCGCCGACGCCAGGGCGCTGCTCGCGGGTGGTCTGCTGCTCCGGGTCGGGCTGCTGTCCGCGGCCGGGGTCGCCGGGCACGTCCTGCTCTTCCTGGTGGCCGCCAGGGTCGCGGGCGTGACCGCGCCGCTGGGTCAGCTGCTGCCGCTGTTCGTGTTGGCGTTGCTGGTGATGGCGGTGCCGGTCAACCTCGGCGGGTTCGGGCCGCGCGAGGCCTTCCTGGCCGTGGCCTTCGGCGCGGCCGGGCTCGGCGCGGAGCGGGGACTGGCCACCGGGGTGGTGTACGGCGCGCTGGCACTGGTGTCCGCGCTGCCCGGGGTGCTGACGCTGCTACCCGGGCAGCGCCGCGAGGGTGTGCCGGAACGTCTCGACCAGTCCCGCCAGCAGCTCCGCCCCCTTGCGGGCTGA
- a CDS encoding GNAT family N-acetyltransferase, with protein sequence MEIRATTDEDLAGFISTIHAAFGRFPDTPTGGPMWSALELDRCLRAVTEDGRPVGTTAAYSFELTLPGQVLAPAAGVTAVGVLPSHRRQGVLSALMRRQLTDLRARGDFLAVLLSSEAVIYRRFGYGPATYTQRITVSRHRAAFAPPRAGGTATGSIELLPRADCGQILAEVYDRYRRWQPGALSRPPHWWASGAGQPPISATPRFIAVHRDDGGVPDGYASYSLAESGTLTVDEIITTDDAVFTALARFALGHDLIAQVVVKHVPPGHPLRWQLADFRAGEVTQDTDWLWVRLLDIPRALTARGWFADGELVLDVDDPALGERGRYLLTVRDGKAECLPTDRAPDLSLDVSDLGSIYLGGTAPSLLVRAGHIQAHHPEAAARADVLFRADRAPHCLHWF encoded by the coding sequence ATGGAGATCCGGGCCACCACTGATGAGGATCTTGCGGGCTTCATCAGCACGATCCACGCCGCGTTCGGCCGCTTCCCGGACACCCCGACCGGCGGTCCGATGTGGTCCGCGCTGGAGCTCGACCGCTGCCTGCGCGCGGTGACCGAGGACGGACGGCCGGTCGGCACCACCGCCGCGTACTCCTTCGAGCTCACCCTGCCCGGCCAGGTCCTCGCCCCAGCCGCCGGGGTGACCGCCGTCGGCGTGCTGCCCTCGCACCGGCGGCAGGGCGTGCTCAGCGCGCTGATGCGGCGTCAGCTCACCGACCTGCGCGCGCGGGGCGACTTCCTCGCCGTGCTGCTGTCCTCCGAAGCGGTGATCTACCGCAGGTTCGGCTACGGACCGGCCACCTACACCCAGCGGATCACCGTGTCGCGCCACCGAGCCGCCTTCGCGCCGCCCAGGGCGGGCGGCACGGCGACCGGCTCCATCGAGCTGTTGCCGCGGGCCGACTGCGGCCAGATCCTGGCAGAGGTCTACGACCGGTACCGCCGCTGGCAACCGGGCGCGCTGTCCCGCCCGCCCCACTGGTGGGCCTCGGGCGCGGGACAGCCGCCGATCTCCGCCACGCCGCGCTTCATCGCGGTGCACCGGGACGACGGGGGTGTGCCGGACGGCTACGCCAGCTACTCCCTCGCCGAGTCCGGGACGCTGACCGTCGACGAGATCATCACCACCGACGACGCGGTCTTCACCGCCCTGGCCCGGTTCGCCCTCGGCCACGACCTCATCGCCCAGGTCGTGGTCAAGCACGTCCCGCCCGGCCATCCGCTGCGCTGGCAGCTCGCGGACTTCCGCGCGGGCGAGGTCACCCAGGACACCGACTGGCTCTGGGTGCGGCTGCTGGACATCCCTCGGGCGCTGACCGCGCGCGGCTGGTTCGCCGACGGCGAGCTGGTGCTCGACGTGGACGACCCGGCCCTCGGCGAGCGCGGCCGCTACCTGCTCACCGTCCGGGACGGCAAGGCCGAGTGCCTGCCGACCGACCGGGCGCCCGACCTGTCCCTGGACGTCAGCGACCTGGGCTCGATCTACCTCGGCGGCACCGCCCCGAGCCTGCT
- a CDS encoding CDP-alcohol phosphatidyltransferase family protein: MTTLQHTTAPAVPEQAGWVVAQVALLGLIGGTIGLGSLGWLTGLAYATATFFLVSHALRRAGTTLGPADRVTLARGGLVGVVTALVADRAEAGLLLVVLAAVALALDCVDGQVARRTGTTSAFGARFDMEVDAFLILVLSVHVSLHLGPWVLLIGAARYLFVAASWGLPWLRGALPHSLARKAVAAAQGIVLVVAASAVLPYAEVLTAAALGTLLWSFGRDIAWLRRQAPVLVEGSRHG, translated from the coding sequence ATGACCACACTTCAGCACACCACGGCGCCCGCCGTGCCCGAGCAGGCGGGCTGGGTCGTCGCCCAAGTCGCGTTGCTCGGCCTCATCGGCGGCACGATCGGGCTGGGCAGCCTGGGCTGGCTCACCGGACTCGCCTACGCCACCGCCACCTTCTTCCTGGTCAGCCACGCGCTGCGGCGCGCGGGAACCACCCTCGGACCAGCCGACCGGGTCACCCTGGCCAGGGGCGGGCTGGTCGGGGTGGTCACCGCGCTGGTGGCCGACCGGGCCGAGGCCGGCCTCCTGCTGGTGGTGCTGGCCGCGGTCGCGCTGGCACTGGACTGTGTGGACGGACAGGTGGCCAGGCGCACCGGCACCACCTCGGCCTTCGGCGCCCGGTTCGACATGGAGGTCGACGCCTTCCTGATCCTGGTGCTCAGCGTGCACGTCTCGCTGCACCTGGGGCCGTGGGTGCTGCTGATCGGCGCGGCCCGCTACCTGTTCGTGGCCGCCTCCTGGGGCCTGCCCTGGTTGCGCGGGGCACTGCCGCACAGCCTGGCGCGCAAGGCGGTGGCCGCGGCGCAGGGCATCGTGCTGGTGGTGGCCGCCTCGGCGGTGCTGCCGTACGCGGAGGTGCTCACCGCGGCCGCGCTGGGCACGCTGCTGTGGTCCTTTGGTCGCGACATCGCCTGGCTGCGGCGACAGGCGCCCGTTCTGGTGGAAGGATCCCGTCATGGCTGA